The window ATTAACTAGAAACAAAATTAAAGATGTTAATTTTGACCAAGTTTAGTGATAGCttttaaaaagaataatggtTGAATGGTCAAATTGATAGAAAAATATTGTAGTAAAGTATAAAAATTAGAATTGTTTATGTATTTAATTTTGAAACTAGTAAAAAAGTTATAAAATGGAATGATATTTGATATTTTGGATAGTTCCGAACTTAGGAGAGTGTTGTATAAATTAGAACGAGTGGAACAACTACTCTTATATATTATCTTTTTGCAATAAGTCAATTTAGATCTAAAATGTTAGGAGTATTTCTTTTGCATATTTTATGTGACATTTATTCTATATTCTGTCTAAAAAACGAACACTTTTCtgtttttcagaaattatttaatCTTAGCAATTTCGTGCCCGTAAACGAGTTTATGTCAGTATGCAATAACAataacccagtgtaatcccacaaataGGCTTTGGGAAGGGTACGATGTACGCAGGCTTATCCAATAGGCCCTCGGTTAAAAAAATAAGAGAAGCCTTGGTAGCAAGTAATAGAGTTATGTCTCGTCACTATAACTCtagtttttctattttaatttatatctTTCAACTGTTAAATttattcctttttgtttttcGGTTTCTGTTGGTTGGATTAGATAGTTATCCATTAACAGGCAGACTTGTAGGACCTACCAAAAATAGCCAGATGGCAATTGGGTAAATGGGTCCCACTTTATCCATTCTGAAGAGAGATATTGATGATAAcattttccttattttatttttgtttattaattCTTGTAATGATTATTATAATTAGGCACTAGAAGGCTAATGTGGCAGTATGAACTAAGGCCGGCTGGGTGGCTCATTGAATAAATGATGTGCTAGTAATTTTATCATagattttctttatatatattttaaaagtaaaagatcCTACACTTTTGTTATGTTCACATTATGAATGTTTATCCAATTTGAAAGACCTTATTGGATAATATGGAgacaaaaaaataattattttatgctcctatttatattaaaaatcatgttaatTTAGTAAAAGGGTTATCCGGTGTATAAAGCATCCCGCGTTCATTCAGGGTCTGGGGAATGGCCACATCCCAAGGGGACCGGGTGTGATATAGGCAATCTACCTTGATGCAAACATTCGTAGTTGATTCCACGATTCCAATCCGTGACATATAGCTCACACGGATACAACTTGATCGTTGGTCCAAAACTCTGTTTCCAATAAATCATGTAGTAcagtaaaatattataataataatattataatatttattacTTAGTTATATATAATAAGTAATAagtttgtatacggtcgaaatcagaGAGCTCGATTCTGAAGACTTGATCATTCCCCGAGCTCGAGTTCGGGAAGCTCGAAGTAAGAATCGAGCCTGGCCTGGATGTGCGCACCTCGAGAAGTAAATCTGAGACCCGTCATGATCTGCCTCGAGGGCAGTACAATTTCGATGACACTCAAAAAAAAGCGGAAATTTCTCAAGGACGCGTGGATCAGGGCATAAATTATGGGATAAGTTTTATACAAAATAGTACAAGTCcgtactaggttgttatacagttgtaccaatagaattctttaccgTAATTGGAAATGTACCATATTAGGAtttttccctcctatataaaggggactccaATCATTTATAAAGATCATCTCATTCACTGCAATAAAACATTCTACTCCGCTTTTCTCGTTTAATGTGCTCCACAattgttcttcagctttattgtttttactttattattcATACTCTCTTAACTCAACTCAAGGCCCCGAGATAATCTCGAGCTCGAGGTCCTTATTGCTCTAACAACactggtttggttcatcaattattcttatttaaacataatattacttgtatattcactagtattgaaataaatcacatatctttaaaaccacaaatcatatttaattgttactcatattttcgaggtaaacaaaaCTTTTTATCCCCGTTATAGATCACGTGTTTCTGCTACAATTATGCTTTTCTTGAACCTAGCATCTACCGAAAGTAGCCCCTGTTTCTTTACAAATTGGAGTAAAGTCTGCATAAACACTATCCCAAAATCCACTTGTGAAGTTACTATGgatatattattgttattgacTTATTGTTATTGTCCGTCTATATAAGTAAAAACCATTTGAATTGGAGAAACTCTGAATAATCACGTTTTATGTAGttgtacttttaattttcattaatgaGTAAAATCGTAGGGGGTAGGTGGGATGTGTAGACCATATCTTTATGGAGAAAAGGTGGCTAAAACATAGGGTTATAGCAACTTGAATGTacacaacaacaacgacaacccagtataatttcacttagtggggtttggggaaggtagtgtgtacgcagaccttacccctaccctgaggtagagaggccGTTTCCAAATAGActcccggcatccttccctccaagaacttcccaccttgctcttggggagactcgaactcacaacctcttggttggaagtggaagtTGCttatcagagcaacccctcttgtctgcAACTTGAATGTAGATTCTCTAAATTAAATGTATAAGATTGCAAAAGATTTGCAGACATTGCAATTATAGCAAAggcttcatcttttttttttttcaatcatAGTGTCCGGTACCGATATTTAGGTCTCGACTAATCTGAATTCGTTCCTCAAAAGTCCCATTAAAGGGAAAGCGCCATCtatcagattttttttttcattttcaggaCTTGATCAACCCGAGACTTTTGGTGAAAATGGAACTTATTGTACGAATAGAGATAATAATTATACCACCAATAACACAAAAATAAGCCTCCAATTGTTAAATAGGATGCACTTTATCTCTTGAAAAGTCATAGGCTGATAACTGCAATTGAGATGTTAATCACTTTATCAAGATAATAAAGGACCAGATTGTAGGCTCATTAGTCATTTCTAGATATGTCGACATATTTAATCAGTCATATATTTCATGAGTTAGATAGATTCATCACGAATTAATAAGTTCGATATTGGTTGTCAGCTGTGGCGGAGTCACCTTATGCGAAATTGTGTCAATTGACAACCTTCGCGGGAAAAATACATTTTGTAGTTAGGTAGAAAAATATATTATGTACATATACTCTCAGCCTGTTTGGATGAACTTATTTTAAGTGGCTTTTAAGCCATAAGttaagaattttagtttttttgttgttgttattttagcttaaaaacaagGGTTGAAAAGCATTTTTTTACTATATTCAAACACAATAAAATGACTTAAAAGTTATTTGGCTTAAAAACACTTAAAATAAGACCATCCAAACGGGCACTATATGTTGAATCCCCTTGGATTTTTCAAGTAGATGGGTGCACTACTAAAAAAAGGAGACAAAAATGTATCTGGTGTGAATTAATCCTTATACCTCTTGGTAAATAATTCAACCCTCAACCAAGTGTTCTATTCAACCTTTTGGGACTATGAATGTCACAAGTTAATATTattccaatttttaaaaaatatgtacataaaatatttaaatatttaattttacgGAGAAATCATAGATTCACGTATCCATAATTAAACCTATAAATTCGCCCTGCGTGTGTGGTCCACACTTCAGTACAATTTTGGTTGGAGAAAAATATAAGTAGAACAGGAATAAGTATTTGCGTAATCGTTATATTGGAACAACGTTATCAtgtcaaaataaagaaaaaaaaatacaaaaagctaGTGCATTATATACCTTTGTCTTTATTAATTAAAGGTGAGCCAAGGTTATaattttatgtattttaaattttatgaCAACGATTTTATATGCTAATGATTGGATtctaaatttaatatgtaaatatatttaataaatttttaaatataaatatactgtTTGAACAAAAATTACTATATTTGGCCAAACTCGTACTTGGACTTTTACCTCATACCCGAGCGCGATAAAAATCAATTAACTCCACCATAAAATCCTTTTTTATTGCATGGGAAAAATGCATGGATATGTATCTGATCACCTAATGGATTAGACAAAGGACCTCGCAACAATTGGGTTTTTTTAATATCTAAACGAAATCATAAAGTAACTTACATGCTTTTAATTAAGTCAAAGCTTATATGTATACACTTGAGGTCTCAACCTCTCCACTTGACTTGGGTTTACCAATTGAGTTGTGAATCGTTGACCAGATATATATAGAGGTGAACCTAAGTATTTAGCAAGGGGTCATCAGATCCCGTTAacctcgatatatatatatatatgtgtgtgtgtacgTACGTacgtatgtatatatgtatgtatgtatgtagaaCGGTCATATATTTTGCTTGAAGCCTTTAAGATCAAAAGTCCGATGAAGGCACTGGTTGAGAATTTACTTGTGTGCTCCCGTCACCTTTAAATCCCGAGCTCGCCTCCGCATATAGGATCAGGGTTCCTCGATTTTTGTCACCACTGAagttagttttatttatttaaagaaagcCTATTGATCGATTAATCCAGATTCGGGTCGGGTAGGCCCATTGAAAGGGATAAACCGCTCCCTAATGCAAGATTCTCACTTTTTCATACTCAAAGCTCAAATCTAAAGCCTATGGTTAAGATTGGAAGGATCACAATCACAATGGTGGATCCACATGGGCAATTGTGGGTGCTTAAGCACCCATTAACCTTGATCATATTTGGTAAATTTGCTTAGAtagttattaaaatatttaaataaatattgaGTGAGCACCAATAACTAAACttattttttcctcttcttttgaattttttttcggAGAGCATCCATAACTTTAAAATTCTGAATCTGCCACTGCACAATTATAGCACACATATTCATGGTCTATAAATGTTATAACTAAGTTGTACGATCTTTTAGTGATAGAATGATTTTGGACTATGATAACGTGTGATAAAACAGTCATGAATATAACAGTAGAATGTAGCACCCATGTatacttttatcttttattttaaaaaaaaattattattaattttgaaGGCGGAGGGGACTCAGGTATATGATGATATATAGGGAATGGACCGGATTAATGAGTGTGATAAATAACAAACTTTGTACATTGACATGTAAAATAGCAATTCTATTTGCAAACCACCACACAATTGATGTTTTTTTCCTTTAATGTATGATATATGAAACTCAATTcgaacttatatatatatatatatatatatatatatatatatatatatatatatatatatatacatatataaacatCTCAATGTCCAAGATAAAAGGAACGAGGGGAAGAATCGACAAGGCGAGTGTTCTTGAAGATAAAATCGTGATGGAAAAAGCTTGAGGAGAATTCTAAACTCGAGATATGCAAAATAAAAAAGACTCCGTAGGAGATGGTATTCTTTGTTTTAGGTCTTAATAGATTTTTCTATCGATTGAAATTATTACGCTGGCTGATTAAATCTCTTCCTAATGCCTTTAGGGGCTGTGAAGAGAGCCCAGTTCCAGGCCctcttttagaaagaaaaaattgTCTCCCGAGATCCACCACAGGTTGGGTTTGAGAGCCGTGTGATGGGTGACTATCCAGCACGGTTTGGAGAGCACTTTTAGCCTGCGTAGGTGAATGGAAGCCTCACCTGTCAAGCAAGAAGGAAGCGGCTCTTCCCACGGCGGAGTCACCATTGACTCTATTTAATacttaattttgataaattaagtGCTCCTTATAAAGAAATACTTAATTTTGATTTGGGATATGCTTTATGGATAATATCTCAAATTTTCTTTATCTATTTATtatggaatttttacctcctatagcaaaggcatacaccctatttattataaattaaaatcattttaaaatattattttctatatctaccttttatattttatagaagaataagtatttatgatatatactaccattgaggtATGAAATAAAgcatgaaatacgctatttatatTTTTACTCTCTCTTAGACAAttggacatacctatttttaaggtgattgccgttactgtatttatgaatacatgacgcgaatacatgtgaatacatgagCATAGAACTGGAATGCcatgattttaggcgctttttactactgtattcataaatacagcAGTGCGAATATATGTGAATACGTGCATGTACAACTAAactacagggaaaaattgggtatcaacggtatttatgaatacatggcacgaatacatgtgaatacatgcgtgtacagctggactgcccgaATTTTAGgcactgctgtattcatgaatagaGCAACGcaaatacatgcgcgtacaactggactgccctgattttaggcactttttgctgctgtattcatgaatacatggcgcgaatacatgtgcaTACAGCTGGACTACTCTGATTTTTAGGCCTTTTTTGCTGCtgaattcatgaatacaacagcggAAATACAgcgaatacactaccgtaactactaaatagtagctataggaagtaattatgtatatgatagctataagaagttaatagccactaaacaatagtaatttctgaaaattcctcatttATTATTGGGAGTGAATTGTTGACCAAAATAAAAGAATTCTTGTAATTTATGTATTGACATAAATATTGACATAATTTTTTGGGGGATTTTACTATCTTTCGCCTTTTAAACTGCACGTTAGGTGACTAACTAACCTGCGCCACCACCGAAAATGGGAGGAAGAGGAAGGCCGAGGaagaacaacaccaaaacaccagcAATGGACCAGAAGCTCACGGCGGAGAGCACATGTGTACAAGGAAAAGGGAAGGCTAAATCGAAGGAGAAAACGCAGGAGAAGGAGCTAGATCCGGACAGTGATGTAGGAAACTGGCAAGATCTGGGCAATTATCGAAATCAAACAACTACACATGTGAGTTCTAGCAAAACATTGCCATCTATGGAAAACTCAAACAAAGGAAATAATGTAATGAGGATTGTAAGTGAGACACCCATCTCGAGTGTGGTACAAACCAATGGAATAGTGCAGGCAAGCCCAAGCAAGGAACAAAGGGCTAATCCCGTGGATAATTATAAGGTAAACTAACAGAAGAGCTCAATTCCAACAATAGATAAGGGACGATCATGTGCAGGACTTCTTCAGGAGAACAAGTTAGCAGCAAAAGGTATGAATCTAACCTATATATCCCCGGTAATGAAGGATAGTGAAGTAGTAGTACAGTTGATAGATGAGGACATCGAAGAAGAAAACCTAAAGTGGACTAGAGCAGTTATACTCTATATGGTTGGGAATACTCTATCAACTGGAGCTATTGAAAGGTTCATCACTAATCAATGGGCAAATGTGCAGAAACCTAAGGTGTTATTTCATAATGATGGCTAATTCATTATTCTGCTTAATATTAATAAAGAGAAAGAGAGGGTGATGATGAATGGACCTTATACAATTAACAATAGGCCAGTTATCATGAGGCAATGGTCGGAGTTTTGATTTCAATGAAGAAGTGCTGAGGACTATTCCCCTGTGGATCAAGTTCCCAAATCTGCCTCTTAATCTTTGGAGCAACCAAGCTTTAAGTAAAATTGGAAGTGGATTGGGAAAACCTTTATATGCTGATGCATGTACAACAATTGTAGAGAGAATTTCATATGCCAGGGTCTTAATTGAGATAGATGTTACAAAGCCATTGCCAGAGAAGATTAAGCTCTATGATCCTAAAGGCAAGGTATTGGAACAATTAGTACACTATGATTGAAAGCCAATGTACTGTCAGAAGTGTTGTCAACTAGGCCATACATGCAAGGACCAAAGGAAGCAGAAACAGGATGGAATGATACAAAAAACCGGGGAAGGAATGCAGAAACAGGAATGGAGGAAAGTTAGAGTACTTGAACCTGCAGCTGATAAAATTGATGCCCAACGGAGGTTTATTGAACAATTGGAGGAAATTTAAACTGTACAGCAGAGCAATCCAGAGGTTGAACCATAATGGCAAGTAGCTCTAGGCAAATCTGCTACAAAGAAGTATGCAGATgtcaaaagggagaaaaaagtGGGCATTGGTAATGCATTCAAGGCATTGGTTGATACTGCTGAAAAAATTGTCCAACCGTCTGAAGCCCAAGGTGAAAAAGAGAAGCAGAACATGAAAGTTAGGGAAGGACCTCCACAACTACCTATCATATCATGATGAACTTCATAGCATGGAATGTAAAGGGTTTGAATAAAGTGTATAAACAAAAAGAACTAAAAAAGTTTTGTAGAACTAATAAAGTAGTATTGATAGCCATAATAGAGCATAGAGTGAAGAGGAGTAATGTTGTGTCTGTATTAAGAAAGGCTTTGAATAACTGAAAATGGGTGGACAACTATGATGAGGCTCCTAGAGATAGAATATGGGTTGTATGGGATTCTACATAGGTGGATTATACACTGATTAGACCTCATGAACAATTTATACTGGGAAAGGTCACTATAATGCAGCAGAATATCAACTTCTATCATTGTGCTGTTTATGGTAAGCATACAGTGCAAGACAGGAAAAATCTATAGGAGGAGTTGTTGAAGTCTGTGATTAATATAAGGAGTCCTTGTCCCATAGTGGGTGATTTCAATACCATCCTAACTAGTGAAGATAGATATAATGACATCCTTGTGCAAGAGGTGGAGACAAGGGATTTCAAACAGTTCTTATTGGATGCTAAAGTAGATGAATTGAAAACTATGGGAAGACAATATACATGGACTAATAATCATGTACATAGTAGGATTGATAGAATTCTGGTGAATGCTGAATGAATATAAAAGTGGCCTAACATGGAGGGGTGGTCTATGAATCCTGGATTCTCAGATCACTGCCCTTTAAGTGTGAATTTTGATACCAGAAGCCAAGCATGTGGGAAACCTTTCAAATTCCTTAACTGCCTGGCAAGTttaaattcttttgaagagaCAGTTCAACACAATTGGAGATCCAGAAATGGTAGACATACAATGCTAACAATGGAGAATAAACTTAAGAAGCTGAAAGTGGCACTGAAACTGATGAATAAGGAAGAGTTCAGTGGAATTGATAACAAAATACAAGATGCTAGATGGAGATTAGAAAATTTGCAAAGCCAAATGAGTATCCCAGGCCAAGATATAGAGCAGGTTGAGCTGGAAAGAGCAACAAAATTGGAGCTAGAAAAATGGTTAATGGTAGAGGAGAgcattatgaaataaaagtcTAAGATACAATGGCTTAATCTTGGAGATTCTAACACAACTTTCTACCATGCTTGCATGAAAAATAGACAAGCAAGGAACATCATTGACAGGTTAATTAATAGTAATGGGAATTTATTACAGAATCTAGATGAGGGGGAGGTAGAGATCCTGAGTTTCTATAGGGGTTACTTGGTACTGCAGCAACACAACTGCCAGTTGTTAACCCAGAGATCATGTAGAATGGCCATATGTGCTGAGCAGGAGCCAACAATTGCAGTTAATCAGACCTGTTAGTAGAGAAGAAGTGAAGCAAGCTCTAATGGGCATTGATGATAAAAAGGCTCCAGGGTGTGATGGGTATAATTCCTGCTTCTTTAAGAAGACATGGCACATTGTGGGAGAGGAAGTTACTGCAGCAGTTCAAGAGTTTTTTGAGAGTGCAGATATGTGTAAAGCCATTAATTGCACAACAATCACACTGATTCTAAAAGTTCAGAATCTAACAAACATAAGAGACTTTAGACCCATTTCCTATTGCACAGTTTTATATAAGCTCATCTCAAATGTGATTACTACAAGAATGCAAGGGGTGATGGAAGACTTGGTGGATAACTGCCAAGCTGCCTTTGTACTTGGAAGATTGATCATAGATAATATACTTATGAGTCATGAATTGGTAAAAGGTTGTGGAAGAGAGAATATATCTCCAAGATGTATGCTTAAAATAGACATGCAGAAAGCCTATGATTCTGTGGAGTGGCTGTACATAGAAAAGTGCTAAGGTTACTCAATTTTCTTGAAGTATTTGTGAGGTGGATAATGGCTTGTATTAGGACAGTAACCTATTCAGATCTTATAAATGGTAGACCAACTGCACCTTTTGAGGCAAGGAAGGGGCTAAAGTAGGGAGACCCACTCTTACCCTTCCTATTTGTTTTGGCCATGGAGTATCTGAGCAGATCTTTGAAGATACTGAAGGGAGACAAGAAGTTTAGATTCCATCCAAGGTGTGCCAGGTTTAATTTAGTGCAGCTGGAATTTGCAGATGACTTACTACTATTTTGCAAAGGAGATGTACAATATGTACAGATCCTGCACCAGCTTTTCCAGCAATTCTCTGCAACATCAGGACTAATTGCCAATCCAAATAAAAGTTGCATTTATTTTAGAGGGGTGAATCAGTTGACTCGGCAAAAAATTGTGGAGCTACTTGGTTATACAAAGGGATAATTGCCTTTCAGATATTTAGGTGTTCCTTTGAGTACTAAGAGATTGTCTACTATACAGTGTGAGCCCCTAATAGAGAAGATGTTGAACATGATCCAGAGCTGGACTACAAAGTTCTTGTTGTATGCAGATAGAGCAGTACTGGTGAAGAGTGTGCTATTTGCTACACAAACGTTTTGGGCACAGATCTTTATGTTACCTAAGAAAGTAATACAGTTCATAGAAACTATGTGTAGAAGGTTTCTTTGGACAGGTAATGCTGAACCAATTAGAAAGGCTTTGATAGCTTGGGAGAAACTATGCTCACCTAAGGTTGCAGGGGGATTGAACTTCATTGATGTGGAATTGTGGAATGAAGTTGCTATCTGCAAATTGCTATGGAATATCTATACTAGGAAGGAGAAGCTATGGATACACTGGGTACACACTTACTATATAAAGGGCCATACAGTCTGGAGTACAGAACCAAAGAGTGCTTCCTGGGCAATCCAAAAGATATTTCAGGCTAAGGAATACTTTGCTAAGCCAGGATTGAATGAAGAAGATGTTCAGAGGATGGTGAAGTgtccaattaagaaaatatacTGATCCTTACAAGGAGAATTTCATAAAGTGCCATGGAGGAAGTATGCAACAACCAATGGCAGCCCAAGTGAATATAAATTCATTCTGAGATTGGCAATTCAATAGAGGCTAGCAACCAAAGAGAGACTGGCAAGATGGGGAGTAGTTACAGATCAGACATGCTCGCTGTGCAATAAGGAAATTGAGACAGTACAACATATGTTCTTCAAGTGTGAGATAACAGGGAAGATCTGGAATGGTTTATTGAGTTGGCAAGGAATACAAAGAACACAGCATGCATGGCAGGAAGAGATTACATGGTTGGCAAAAGTGACAAAAGGAAAGAGTGCAAGGGCAGCAATATGCAGAATGACACTAGCAGCTGCTGTTTATCATTGTTGGCAATAGAGGAATTCTATGATTTTCCTGAAGAAGAGAAGGACAGAAACTACTTTACTTCATCTTATTATTCAGGAAGTGCACATAAGGGCTGCTAAATTCCCTTATCTAGATACAACAATGGCTACATTGAACTGGTGTCCGGAAGTTAGCTAGAATAAAACACAATAGCAGAAGCAACAAACGCTAGGTATCACTAAACTGGGGCTTTATGTCCAGTAGGTGATACGTTAGAGGCAATTTTGTAATAGTTTAGATGAGCTATAAATATTGCTACTTGGtaataaaatacttaaattaccaaaaaaaaaaaagactcctAGCTAACGTAACGTATTGTCTATTAAATCTTATCCTTAATATACTTTTCATAATTACCCTTTTCTGCTTTAGCTTAACTATCTTATTAGTTGGGCCCTTAAGCCCTTTTAAAAAACCAATTTTCACggcagaaattcaaaaatagccagatttacaattgGTCGTTTAAAAATAGcctagtttcaaaagtaatcgaaatttagtcactttttatgtaaagataaatctaagcgaaaacactgtttaaaacccgaaaaatacgccagtatattatactggagttccagcataagtatgcttgaactccagcatattatactggagttccaggataagtatgctggaactccagcataatatgatggagttccagcataagtacactagaactccagcataatatactagagttccagcaagtataattgtccagtataatatactggagtttggaacaccggtgctccagtctccagtatattatactagagtcagcaaagtatactggtccagcataatatgctggagttcatatacaggtgcaccgaactccagtatattatgctggatcgaactctgttgcagcaaaataatggctatttttcattgacttcgtaaatacacacacacacacacacacacacacacacacacacacacacacacacacacacacacacaaatatatatatatatatatatatatatatatatatatatatatatatatatatatatatatatatatattatcaacTTCAACTTATATTTTATGTTCTTCATTCAACATTAAACTATTACATTAAAATAAAGCTACTATCTTATAAGCAAAATTAGATGTGCTTGTTTGACCAATTTGATATATACCAGTTTAAATATTGGtactttctttaatattttttatctttcGTTTAAGGGTTTTGAGTACTAATCaagatatcattaaaatcataaagtatattcaattaaattattcttattttttcttcaaaTGAGTAGTTAATGACTATAGGCCTTCTTGTAATAAGAAAATTGAAATTCGAAAAAAATTAATGCCTTCTTGAATTTCTTATATGACAAgtattttaaaccatttttattttattaaagtgACAACTAGAAGATAGTGTCTAAAGATATCTAAATCGAATTTCCTACCTCTAATGTCACAAAAAAGAACAAGATCAACTCAATACCATTCATTATCTCTATCTAAAAACTTTATTAAATAATG is drawn from Nicotiana tabacum cultivar K326 chromosome 9, ASM71507v2, whole genome shotgun sequence and contains these coding sequences:
- the LOC107805375 gene encoding uncharacterized protein LOC107805375, with product MEGWSMNPGFSDHCPLSVNFDTRSQACGKPFKFLNCLASLNSFEETVQHNWRSRNGRHTMLTMENKLKKLKVALKLMNKEEFSGIDNKIQDARWRLENLQSQMSIPGQDIEQVELERATKLELEKWLMNLDEGEVEILSFYRGYLLIRPVSREEVKQALMGIDDKKAPGCDGYNSCFFKKTWHIVGEEVTAAVQEFFESADMCKAINCTTITLILKVQNLTNIRDFRPISYCTVLYKLISNVITTRMQGVMEDLVDNCQAAFVLGRLIIDNILMSHELVKGCGRENISPRCMLKIDMQKAYDSVEWLYLGVPLSTKRLSTIQCEPLIEKMLNMIQSWTTKFLLYADRAVLVKSVLFATQTFWAQIFMLPKKVIQFIETMCRRFLWTGNAEPIRKALIAWEKLCSPKVAGGLNFIDVELWNEVAICKLLWNIYTRKEKLWIHWVHTYYIKGHTVWSTEPKSASWAIQKIFQAKEYFAKPGLNEEDVQRMRLATKERLARWGVVTDQTCSLCNKEIETVQHMFFKCEITGKIWNGLLSWQGIQRTQHAWQEEITWLAKVTKGKSARAAICRMTLAAAVYHCWQ